From one Mycolicibacterium sp. HK-90 genomic stretch:
- a CDS encoding TIGR03617 family F420-dependent LLM class oxidoreductase — translation MYVDVMTVPQPLAKIGGVARSALSAGFSGLLLTETGRTAYLNAAVASQAAPGLDLSTGVAVAFPRSPFVTAAAAWELQEATGGRFRLGIGTQVRTHVVRRYGVPFEHPGPRLRDYVLTVKACFAAFRTGTLDHHGDFYDLDFITPQWSPGPIDVPDPKVDIAAVNPWMLRMAGEVADGVHIHPIGEPGYIARHVLPNLAAGAAKAGRSPAHIAKIVPVMTIVGDSDEERANERELVRASMSFYGSTPNYAFIWDEAGFDGTTARLRERQKAGDIAGMAAQITDDHIAAFATESTWDGLADALTAKYQGTATRLVLYNALGGPERLERYGEIARQLAAR, via the coding sequence GTGTACGTCGACGTGATGACCGTTCCGCAGCCGCTGGCAAAAATCGGTGGCGTTGCCCGCAGCGCCCTTTCCGCCGGATTCTCCGGGCTGCTGCTCACCGAGACGGGCCGCACCGCATATCTCAACGCGGCGGTGGCATCTCAGGCCGCGCCTGGTTTGGACCTCTCGACCGGTGTGGCCGTTGCCTTTCCACGCAGTCCCTTCGTCACGGCGGCAGCGGCCTGGGAACTCCAGGAAGCCACCGGGGGCCGGTTTCGGCTCGGGATCGGCACCCAGGTCCGCACTCACGTCGTCCGACGCTATGGAGTGCCGTTCGAACATCCGGGCCCGCGGCTGCGCGACTACGTGCTCACCGTGAAGGCATGTTTCGCCGCATTCCGCACCGGCACGCTCGACCACCACGGTGACTTCTACGACCTCGACTTCATCACGCCCCAATGGAGCCCCGGGCCCATCGACGTACCCGATCCCAAAGTCGACATCGCCGCGGTGAATCCATGGATGCTGCGCATGGCAGGCGAAGTGGCCGACGGCGTACACATTCATCCGATCGGTGAGCCGGGTTACATCGCCCGCCACGTGTTGCCGAATCTGGCCGCTGGTGCGGCGAAGGCGGGACGATCGCCCGCCCACATCGCCAAGATCGTGCCGGTGATGACGATCGTCGGCGACAGTGATGAAGAACGCGCGAACGAGCGCGAGTTGGTGCGGGCCAGCATGAGCTTCTACGGAAGTACGCCGAACTATGCGTTCATCTGGGACGAGGCGGGATTCGACGGCACCACGGCACGACTGCGGGAACGGCAGAAGGCCGGCGACATCGCCGGCATGGCGGCACAGATCACCGACGACCACATCGCGGCCTTCGCCACCGAGTCGACATGGGACGGGTTGGCAGACGCCCTGACCGCCAAATATCAGGGAACGGCCACTCGTCTCGTGCTCTACAACGCGCTCGGCGGCCCGGAGCGTCTCGAGCGCTACGGCGAGATCGCCCGGCAACTGGCCGCGCGGTGA
- a CDS encoding histidine phosphatase family protein, with protein MARTVYVVTHPEATHHVDGLVGGWFDSDLTADGRRDADAVAEELRARIPESVAVEVYSSDLLRAQRTADPIAARLRTATVLDPRLREKSYGEAEGRPQHWLDDRFVAPPAVGDRLTHDEGLRGAETREAFARRIYAAMDAITAGAVRHQVIVTHGFALTFVIAAWIRMPIQALGYVNFAAGSGSITTLREDDRFHNRQLAELGDVRHLGLR; from the coding sequence ATGGCGCGCACGGTCTATGTGGTCACCCATCCGGAGGCCACCCACCATGTCGACGGGTTGGTCGGCGGATGGTTCGACTCGGACCTGACGGCGGACGGTCGCCGCGATGCCGACGCTGTCGCCGAGGAACTGCGCGCCCGGATCCCCGAGTCCGTCGCCGTCGAGGTGTACTCGTCCGACTTGCTGCGAGCGCAACGGACCGCCGATCCGATTGCCGCCCGCCTGCGCACTGCCACCGTGCTGGACCCGCGCCTGCGCGAGAAATCGTATGGCGAGGCCGAAGGACGTCCACAACATTGGCTCGACGACCGGTTCGTCGCGCCGCCGGCCGTCGGCGACCGGCTGACCCACGACGAAGGCCTGCGCGGCGCCGAGACAAGAGAGGCGTTCGCACGTCGGATCTATGCCGCGATGGACGCGATCACCGCCGGCGCCGTGCGCCATCAGGTGATCGTCACACACGGTTTCGCGTTGACCTTCGTGATCGCCGCGTGGATCAGGATGCCCATCCAGGCGCTCGGATACGTCAACTTCGCGGCAGGCTCCGGCAGCATCACCACGCTGCGCGAGGATGACCGCTTTCACAACCGCCAGCTGGCAGAACTCGGCGATGTTCGCCATCTGGGCCTGCGGTGA
- a CDS encoding thioesterase family protein, with amino-acid sequence MTPFFVSSDDGFVPNEIAHGGWGPTLGGQVVGGLLARAVEHLVTDDGLQPARFTVEILRRVASAPVHVTASVVRSGSRMQALDAAMTQDGELVARASALYLRRGTQPGGEFWSTAIDLPPLPDEPVQFDDTVPMFIRAYGPDPEWAGDGFPWQQCGPRYAWLREVRDLVAGEELTPFVRAALAVDVTSSMTNFSSAGLAFINADYTLALSRLPVGPYIGMAAMTHTSADGVATGSACLYDASGPIGHGLSTAVANFNFSPNGANRPSPN; translated from the coding sequence ATGACGCCGTTCTTCGTGAGCAGCGACGACGGATTCGTACCGAACGAGATCGCGCACGGGGGATGGGGGCCGACCCTCGGCGGTCAGGTCGTAGGTGGCCTGCTGGCCCGGGCGGTCGAGCACCTCGTCACCGACGACGGTCTGCAACCGGCCCGGTTCACAGTGGAGATCCTGCGTCGCGTCGCCAGCGCACCCGTGCACGTCACCGCCTCGGTGGTGCGCTCCGGTTCCCGGATGCAGGCGCTCGACGCCGCGATGACACAGGACGGCGAATTGGTGGCCCGCGCCTCGGCGCTGTATCTGCGTCGCGGCACCCAACCCGGCGGGGAGTTCTGGAGCACCGCGATCGACCTGCCGCCGCTGCCCGACGAGCCGGTGCAGTTCGACGACACCGTGCCGATGTTCATCCGGGCGTACGGGCCGGATCCCGAATGGGCCGGCGACGGTTTCCCCTGGCAGCAGTGCGGCCCGCGCTACGCCTGGCTGCGCGAGGTCCGCGATCTCGTCGCCGGCGAAGAGCTCACGCCGTTCGTCAGGGCGGCCCTGGCCGTCGACGTCACCAGTTCGATGACCAACTTCAGTTCGGCCGGTCTGGCGTTCATCAATGCGGACTACACCCTGGCGCTCAGCAGGCTGCCCGTCGGCCCGTACATCGGCATGGCGGCGATGACCCATACCAGCGCGGACGGCGTCGCCACCGGCAGCGCCTGCCTGTACGACGCATCGGGGCCGATCGGCCATGGGTTGTCCACTGCCGTCGCGAATTTCAACTTCAGCCCGAACGGTGCGAATCGGCCGAGCCCGAACTGA
- a CDS encoding alpha/beta hydrolase-fold protein, whose amino-acid sequence MVRIHTVVAGETLSALALRFYGEADLYRLVAAASGIPDPDVVNVGQRLVFPDFTRYQSAPGDTLPAVASRFYGNAELGRLIAAASGISEGADIHAGQPLIIPELRRYQVAAGDTLSALAARFYGDASFYPPIASVNGIADPGAINVGQTLVIFSGRTDGFGLRIVDRNESDPRLWYYRFQTAAVGWNPGVNVLLPDDYHTSGRTYPVLYMFHGGGTDADFRFFDFIGIRDWTAGKPIIVVMPDGGHAGWYSNPVTSFVGPRNWETFHIAQLLPWIEANFRTYAEYDGRGVGGFSMGGFGALKYAAKYYGHFASVSAHSGPASLRRDFGLVVHWANITSAVLDLGGGTVYGAPFWDQARVSADNPVERIESYRNKRIFLVAGTSPDPLNWFDSVNETQVLAGQREFRDRLRQAGIPHEAHEVPGGHIFRPEMFLRDLDGIIARLRPAALSSVL is encoded by the coding sequence ATGGTCAGAATTCATACGGTCGTGGCGGGGGAGACGCTCTCGGCGTTGGCGCTGCGCTTCTACGGGGAAGCGGACCTGTATCGGCTGGTCGCCGCCGCCAGCGGGATACCGGACCCGGATGTGGTCAATGTGGGCCAGCGGCTGGTCTTCCCGGATTTCACGCGATATCAAAGCGCCCCGGGGGACACGCTGCCTGCGGTCGCCTCGCGTTTCTACGGAAATGCGGAGCTGGGCCGGCTGATCGCCGCGGCGAGCGGCATTTCCGAGGGCGCCGACATCCACGCTGGGCAACCGCTGATCATCCCGGAGCTCAGGCGATACCAGGTGGCAGCGGGGGATACGTTGTCGGCGTTGGCCGCCCGTTTCTACGGCGACGCATCGTTCTACCCGCCGATCGCCAGTGTCAACGGCATCGCCGACCCAGGCGCGATCAACGTCGGACAAACCCTGGTGATCTTCAGTGGCCGCACTGACGGGTTCGGGTTGCGGATCGTGGACCGCAACGAGAGCGATCCTCGCTTGTGGTACTACCGATTTCAGACTGCCGCCGTCGGATGGAACCCCGGCGTCAATGTGTTGCTTCCCGACGATTACCACACCAGTGGACGTACCTATCCAGTGCTCTACATGTTCCACGGCGGCGGCACCGACGCGGATTTCCGGTTCTTCGATTTCATCGGGATCCGAGACTGGACGGCGGGCAAGCCGATCATCGTCGTGATGCCCGACGGTGGCCATGCGGGGTGGTACTCCAACCCGGTCACCTCGTTCGTCGGGCCCCGGAACTGGGAGACGTTCCACATCGCACAGCTGCTGCCCTGGATCGAGGCGAACTTCCGCACCTATGCCGAATACGACGGCCGCGGGGTCGGTGGGTTCTCGATGGGAGGTTTCGGCGCGCTGAAGTACGCCGCCAAGTACTACGGCCACTTCGCCTCGGTAAGCGCCCATTCCGGCCCGGCCAGCCTGCGTCGTGACTTCGGCCTGGTGGTGCACTGGGCGAATATCACCTCGGCGGTTCTGGACCTGGGTGGTGGCACGGTCTACGGCGCTCCGTTCTGGGATCAGGCCAGGGTCAGCGCGGACAACCCGGTCGAGCGGATCGAGAGCTACCGCAACAAGCGGATCTTCCTGGTCGCCGGCACCAGTCCGGATCCACTCAACTGGTTCGACAGCGTCAACGAGACCCAGGTGCTGGCCGGCCAGCGGGAGTTCCGTGACCGGCTCCGTCAGGCCGGGATACCGCACGAAGCTCATGAGGTCCCGGGCGGCCACATCTTCCGGCCGGAGATGTTCCTTCGCGATCTCGACGGAATCATCGCCCGGCTGCGGCCTGCCGCCCTGAGTAGCGTTCTGTAA
- a CDS encoding zeta toxin family protein gives MKRLDLVVGCNGAGKSTFVELTLSRLLPNSPFVNADEIAKRRWPDDPAPHSYEAALVAAETRAKLIERGESFIAETVFSHPSKLELVDEALAAGYTVIVHCVLIPEDLAVQRVRHRVQAGGHDVPDVKIRERYQRLWDLVAIAAMRVESATFYDNSTVKGPRIVAQIAGGFVVGSPTWPKWTPAGLISRLPG, from the coding sequence GTGAAACGCCTCGACCTCGTCGTCGGGTGCAACGGTGCCGGCAAGTCCACCTTCGTCGAACTCACCCTGTCCCGGTTGCTCCCGAACAGTCCCTTCGTCAACGCCGATGAGATCGCCAAGCGCCGCTGGCCCGACGACCCGGCACCGCATTCCTACGAGGCGGCACTCGTGGCCGCCGAGACCCGGGCCAAACTCATCGAGCGAGGCGAGTCGTTCATCGCCGAGACGGTGTTCTCGCACCCGTCCAAGCTCGAACTGGTCGACGAGGCACTGGCTGCCGGTTATACCGTCATCGTGCACTGCGTTCTGATCCCCGAGGATCTCGCCGTGCAGCGGGTGCGGCATCGGGTGCAAGCCGGTGGCCACGACGTTCCGGACGTCAAGATCCGTGAACGTTACCAACGCCTTTGGGACCTCGTCGCCATCGCAGCCATGCGCGTGGAATCGGCGACGTTCTACGACAACAGCACGGTCAAAGGCCCCCGGATCGTCGCGCAGATCGCCGGCGGGTTCGTCGTCGGCTCGCCGACCTGGCCGAAATGGACACCCGCGGGCCTGATTTCCCGCCTCCCGGGTTAG
- a CDS encoding TIGR01777 family oxidoreductase — protein sequence MGLMYSSIVEAPQEDVFAWHSRPGAFARLSPPWQAMRLKSEAASLRDGRAELALPGGLRWVAEHQADAYDPPRRFADKIGSRGPASLPAALVMRWNHVHDFEAIDDTHTRMVDRVETPAPGHFLRPMFAYRHRQLADDLAAHQRASAHGLAPLTVAVTGASGLVGSALTSFLTTGGHRVIRLVRRAPAKPDERQWNPGDPAPDLFAGVDAVIHLAGASIAGRFTEAHCRAIRDSRIEPTRRLAELAAHNDFGPQMLISASAVGFYGNDRGDELLAETSERGDGFLADVVADWENALAPAEQSGVRVVRIRTGIVQSPRGGTLRLLRPLFSAGLGGRIGDGQQWLAWIGIDDLVDIYHRALWDTQLSGPVNAVSPDPVRNADYTHALGHTLHRPTILPVPSFGPRLLLGDQGARELACASQRAIPAILSAAAHHFRHPRLDQALRHVLGRSVTA from the coding sequence ATGGGATTGATGTACTCCAGCATCGTCGAGGCTCCGCAGGAAGACGTCTTCGCCTGGCACAGCCGACCAGGCGCGTTCGCCAGGCTCTCACCACCGTGGCAAGCCATGCGGCTGAAATCCGAGGCGGCCTCCCTGCGTGACGGCCGCGCCGAACTCGCTCTACCCGGCGGGCTGCGGTGGGTGGCCGAACATCAGGCCGACGCCTACGACCCGCCACGACGCTTCGCCGACAAGATCGGAAGCCGTGGCCCGGCCTCGCTGCCTGCGGCCCTGGTGATGCGCTGGAACCACGTTCACGACTTCGAAGCCATCGACGACACCCACACCCGCATGGTCGACCGGGTCGAGACCCCGGCGCCCGGACATTTCCTGCGCCCGATGTTCGCCTACCGCCATCGTCAACTCGCCGACGACCTCGCGGCCCATCAACGGGCCAGCGCCCACGGATTGGCGCCGCTGACCGTCGCCGTCACCGGAGCTTCCGGCCTCGTCGGTTCGGCGTTGACCTCATTCCTGACCACTGGCGGCCACCGCGTCATCCGGCTCGTCCGGCGAGCACCCGCCAAACCTGATGAACGGCAGTGGAATCCGGGCGACCCCGCCCCAGACCTGTTCGCCGGCGTCGACGCCGTGATTCACCTCGCCGGTGCGTCGATCGCCGGCCGGTTCACCGAGGCGCACTGCCGCGCCATCCGCGACAGCCGCATCGAACCGACCCGCCGACTCGCAGAACTGGCCGCGCACAACGACTTCGGGCCGCAGATGCTGATCAGCGCCTCGGCAGTCGGTTTCTACGGCAATGACCGCGGCGACGAGCTACTCGCCGAGACCAGCGAACGTGGAGACGGATTCCTGGCCGACGTCGTGGCCGACTGGGAGAACGCGCTGGCCCCGGCCGAGCAATCCGGTGTGCGCGTGGTGCGGATCCGCACCGGCATCGTGCAGTCCCCACGCGGCGGCACCCTGCGGCTGTTGCGTCCGCTGTTCAGTGCCGGGCTCGGTGGACGCATCGGCGACGGGCAGCAGTGGTTGGCCTGGATCGGCATCGACGACCTGGTGGACATCTATCACCGCGCGCTCTGGGACACCCAACTGTCGGGTCCGGTGAACGCGGTGTCACCGGACCCGGTCCGCAATGCCGACTACACCCACGCGCTGGGCCACACACTGCACCGCCCGACGATCCTGCCGGTCCCGTCGTTCGGACCCCGGCTACTGCTGGGCGATCAGGGGGCGCGCGAACTGGCCTGCGCCAGCCAGCGGGCGATCCCCGCGATCCTCAGCGCCGCGGCTCACCATTTCCGCCATCCTCGCCTGGACCAGGCACTTCGCCACGTCCTCGGACGTTCGGTTACGGCGTAG
- the katG gene encoding catalase/peroxidase HPI produces MPPINPDTPDTSDARPPQAGAETHSRSESENPVIESPTPKAHAPLTNQDWWPDQVDVTRLHKQPAEGNPLGADFDYAKEFQKLDVEALRADMLELMTSSQDWWPADYGSYAGLFIRMSWHAAGTYRIFDGRGGGGEGAQRFAPINSWPDNVSLDKSRRLLWPIKQKYGNKISWADLIIFAGNVALESAGFKTFGFGFGRADIWQPEEILWGQEDTWLGTDKRYGGTNESDRALSNPFGATTMGLIYVNPEGPEGKPDPLAAAHDIRETFGRMAMNDEETAALIVGGHTLGKTHGAGPGDLVGPEPEAAPIEQQGLGWKCAFGSGKAGDTITSGLEVVWTTTPTKWSNSYLEILYGYEWELTQSPGGAWQFEAKDAEPIIPDPFGGPPRKPTMLVTDVSMRVDPTYGPITRRWLDHPEELNEAFAKAWYKLLHRDMGPISRYLGPWIPEPQLWQDPVPDVDHPLIDAQDITALKGKVLESGLSVQQLVKTAWSAASSFRGTDKRGGANGARLRLEPQRNWEVNEPSELDKVLPVLERIQQDFNASASGGKKVSLADLIVLAGSAAIEKAARDGGYEVDVLFSPGRTDATQENTDVDSFAVLEPRADGFRNFTRPGEKAPLEQLLVDKAYFLNLSAPELTVLVGGLRALGANHGGSKHGVFTDRPGTLSTDFFVNLLDMNTEWKPSETTENVYEGRDRATGQPRWSATANDLVFGSNSILRAIAEVYAQEDNKAKFVEDFVAAWVKVMNNDRFDLD; encoded by the coding sequence ATGCCTCCGATCAACCCCGACACCCCCGATACCTCCGACGCCCGGCCGCCACAGGCCGGCGCCGAAACACATAGTCGCAGCGAGTCCGAGAACCCGGTCATCGAGTCGCCCACACCCAAAGCTCACGCGCCGCTGACCAATCAGGACTGGTGGCCCGATCAGGTGGACGTCACCAGGCTGCACAAACAGCCCGCCGAAGGAAACCCGCTGGGCGCGGACTTCGACTACGCCAAGGAATTCCAGAAGCTCGACGTCGAGGCGCTGCGTGCCGACATGCTCGAGTTGATGACGTCATCGCAGGACTGGTGGCCCGCCGACTACGGCAGCTATGCGGGCTTGTTCATCCGGATGAGCTGGCATGCCGCCGGGACCTACCGGATCTTCGACGGCCGCGGCGGCGGTGGGGAGGGCGCGCAGCGGTTCGCCCCGATCAACAGCTGGCCCGACAACGTCAGTCTGGACAAGTCGCGGCGGCTGCTGTGGCCGATCAAGCAGAAGTACGGCAACAAGATCTCCTGGGCTGACCTGATCATCTTCGCCGGCAATGTGGCCCTTGAGTCCGCGGGTTTCAAGACCTTCGGCTTCGGGTTCGGCCGCGCGGACATCTGGCAGCCGGAGGAGATTCTGTGGGGCCAGGAGGACACCTGGCTCGGAACCGACAAGCGCTACGGCGGCACCAACGAGAGCGACCGTGCGCTGTCCAACCCCTTCGGCGCCACCACCATGGGCCTGATCTATGTGAATCCCGAAGGGCCCGAAGGTAAGCCAGATCCACTCGCCGCGGCGCACGACATCCGGGAGACGTTCGGCCGGATGGCGATGAACGACGAGGAAACCGCCGCGTTGATCGTCGGTGGTCACACCCTCGGCAAGACGCACGGCGCCGGGCCGGGCGACCTCGTCGGGCCCGAGCCGGAAGCCGCCCCGATCGAGCAACAGGGGCTGGGGTGGAAGTGTGCCTTCGGCTCGGGCAAGGCCGGCGACACCATCACCAGTGGACTCGAAGTCGTGTGGACCACGACCCCGACGAAGTGGAGCAACAGCTATCTGGAGATTCTCTATGGGTACGAGTGGGAGCTGACCCAGAGTCCAGGCGGCGCATGGCAATTCGAGGCGAAAGACGCCGAGCCCATCATTCCGGATCCGTTCGGCGGGCCGCCGCGCAAGCCGACGATGCTCGTCACGGACGTGTCGATGCGGGTCGATCCGACCTACGGTCCCATCACCCGGCGCTGGCTGGACCATCCCGAGGAACTCAACGAGGCCTTCGCCAAGGCCTGGTACAAGCTGCTGCACCGCGACATGGGCCCGATCAGCCGCTACCTGGGGCCCTGGATTCCCGAACCGCAACTGTGGCAGGACCCGGTGCCCGATGTCGACCATCCCCTGATCGACGCGCAGGACATCACCGCGCTGAAGGGCAAGGTGCTCGAATCCGGTCTCTCGGTGCAGCAACTGGTGAAGACGGCCTGGTCCGCGGCGTCGAGCTTCCGAGGCACCGACAAGCGCGGTGGAGCGAACGGGGCACGGCTTCGGTTGGAGCCGCAGCGCAACTGGGAGGTCAACGAACCGTCCGAGTTGGACAAGGTGCTTCCGGTGCTGGAGCGCATCCAGCAGGACTTCAACGCCTCCGCCTCCGGCGGCAAGAAGGTTTCGCTCGCCGACCTCATCGTCCTGGCCGGTTCCGCGGCGATCGAAAAGGCCGCCAGGGACGGTGGATACGAAGTCGACGTGCTTTTCTCGCCGGGGCGCACCGACGCGACGCAAGAGAACACGGACGTGGATTCGTTCGCAGTGCTCGAGCCGAGGGCCGACGGGTTCCGCAATTTCACCCGGCCGGGTGAGAAGGCGCCGCTCGAGCAGTTGCTGGTCGACAAGGCGTACTTCCTGAACCTGAGCGCGCCGGAACTGACCGTCCTCGTCGGTGGTCTGCGTGCGCTGGGTGCCAACCACGGTGGCAGCAAGCACGGAGTGTTCACCGACCGGCCGGGCACGTTGTCCACCGATTTCTTCGTCAACCTGCTCGACATGAATACCGAATGGAAGCCGTCGGAGACCACCGAGAACGTCTACGAGGGACGGGATCGCGCCACCGGCCAGCCCCGCTGGTCGGCCACCGCCAATGATCTGGTGTTCGGCTCGAATTCGATTCTGCGGGCCATTGCCGAGGTGTACGCGCAGGAGGACAACAAGGCCAAGTTCGTCGAGGACTTCGTCGCGGCCTGGGTCAAGGTGATGAACAACGACAGATTCGATCTGGACTGA
- a CDS encoding FKBP-type peptidyl-prolyl cis-trans isomerase, which translates to MTSFRVPSSVVLVACAASVAMTLAACGSESETSSATSTSTPSVADVLTPSIAETATEASTCPTAAPQDGGTPEWTLSGATGSVAVTGSTDTAAPLVKVDGPFSVSETQVHTLKAGDGPVVAPTANVLVCYMGVNGRDGSVFDSSYERGEPVDFPLTGVVAGFQKAISGQKVGSTVAVAMTSADGYPDGQPAAGIQPGDSLIFAIKILDAQG; encoded by the coding sequence ATGACTTCCTTTCGCGTGCCCTCCTCCGTCGTGCTCGTGGCCTGTGCCGCATCGGTGGCCATGACGCTCGCCGCGTGCGGCTCCGAGTCGGAAACCTCGTCGGCCACGTCGACGAGCACGCCGTCGGTCGCCGACGTGCTCACCCCCTCGATCGCGGAGACCGCGACCGAGGCCAGCACCTGCCCCACGGCAGCGCCGCAGGACGGCGGCACTCCGGAGTGGACACTGTCCGGAGCGACCGGCAGCGTCGCGGTGACGGGATCGACCGACACGGCGGCGCCGCTGGTCAAGGTGGACGGGCCGTTCAGCGTGTCCGAGACGCAGGTCCACACCCTGAAGGCCGGCGACGGCCCGGTCGTGGCCCCGACCGCGAACGTCCTGGTCTGCTACATGGGCGTCAACGGCCGCGACGGGTCGGTGTTCGACAGCAGCTACGAGCGGGGTGAACCGGTGGACTTCCCGCTCACCGGAGTGGTGGCCGGCTTCCAGAAGGCCATCTCGGGGCAGAAGGTCGGGTCCACGGTGGCCGTTGCCATGACGTCCGCCGACGGCTACCCCGACGGCCAGCCCGCGGCCGGGATCCAGCCGGGCGACTCGCTCATCTTCGCGATCAAGATCCTCGACGCCCAGGGCTGA
- a CDS encoding Fur family transcriptional regulator, with translation MAVGLDFTGMLRSAGLRVTRPRLAVLNAVSEHPHAETELVIRATRLHVPDVSHQTVYDALNALTAAGLLRRIQPSGSLARYETRVADNHHHVVCRSCGAIADVDCAVGTAPCLTPADDNGYAIDEAEVIYWGLCPGCSRPPSS, from the coding sequence ATGGCTGTTGGCCTCGACTTCACAGGCATGTTGCGATCGGCCGGGCTTCGCGTCACCCGCCCCCGGCTGGCGGTACTGAACGCGGTCAGCGAGCATCCCCACGCCGAGACCGAGCTGGTCATCCGCGCCACCCGGCTTCATGTGCCCGATGTGTCGCACCAAACGGTGTACGACGCACTGAACGCGCTGACCGCGGCCGGGCTGCTCCGCCGCATACAGCCCAGCGGATCGCTGGCCCGCTACGAGACGCGGGTCGCCGACAATCACCACCACGTCGTATGCCGGTCGTGCGGGGCCATCGCCGACGTGGACTGTGCGGTCGGCACCGCTCCCTGCCTCACCCCCGCGGATGACAACGGTTACGCCATCGATGAAGCCGAGGTCATCTACTGGGGCCTGTGCCCCGGCTGTTCGCGGCCCCCAAGTTCCTGA
- a CDS encoding putative immunity protein: MILPKVRDPRFITIRRGGTLTDADHRLLALWAASCAEHVLDLFESVRPGDPRPRQAIEHARAWVRGEVKMMDARAAGGHAMGAARDLRGAARHAAYAAGQAGAVAHVAAHELGAAAYAIKAVRAAGPGGDGEAAGRRECRWQRDQLPDAIRDLVLDDQRLRNDICWSVFDC; encoded by the coding sequence ATGATCCTTCCCAAGGTCCGCGATCCGCGTTTCATCACGATCCGCCGCGGCGGGACCCTCACCGATGCCGATCACCGGTTACTGGCCCTGTGGGCGGCGTCGTGCGCCGAACATGTGCTGGATCTGTTCGAGTCGGTTCGCCCCGGCGACCCACGGCCGCGGCAGGCGATCGAGCATGCCCGCGCGTGGGTCCGGGGCGAGGTCAAGATGATGGACGCCCGGGCGGCCGGAGGCCACGCCATGGGCGCGGCCCGCGACTTGCGTGGCGCGGCGCGGCACGCCGCCTACGCCGCCGGTCAGGCTGGAGCGGTGGCCCACGTGGCCGCCCACGAGCTCGGTGCGGCCGCGTATGCGATCAAGGCCGTGCGTGCCGCGGGCCCCGGCGGCGACGGCGAGGCCGCGGGCCGTCGCGAATGCCGGTGGCAGCGCGACCAACTCCCGGATGCGATCCGCGACCTGGTGCTCGACGATCAGCGTCTGCGCAACGACATCTGCTGGTCGGTATTCGACTGCTGA
- a CDS encoding bifunctional 2-polyprenyl-6-hydroxyphenol methylase/3-demethylubiquinol 3-O-methyltransferase UbiG, whose translation MVERSIWMQKVAADPGHSQWYIERFRAMARAGQDLAGEARLVDAMVARKSRILDAGCGPGRVGGYLAEAGHDVVGVDIDPALIEAARHDHPGPRWLVGDLAELDLPARGIAEPFDVIVSAGNVMTFLAPSTRGEVLARLRAHLDDDGRAVIGFGAGREYAFSQFLNDAAAAGFAQDLLLSTWDLRPLTESSDFLVAVLRPA comes from the coding sequence ATGGTCGAGCGGAGCATCTGGATGCAGAAGGTCGCGGCCGATCCCGGGCACTCGCAGTGGTACATCGAACGCTTCCGGGCGATGGCGCGCGCCGGCCAGGACCTGGCCGGTGAAGCGCGCCTGGTGGACGCGATGGTGGCACGCAAATCCCGCATTCTCGATGCCGGCTGCGGGCCCGGCCGAGTGGGCGGCTACCTGGCCGAAGCCGGGCACGACGTGGTCGGCGTCGACATCGACCCGGCCCTGATCGAGGCGGCCAGGCATGACCATCCGGGGCCGCGCTGGCTCGTCGGTGACCTTGCCGAGCTGGACCTTCCGGCCCGCGGCATCGCTGAGCCGTTCGACGTCATCGTGTCGGCCGGCAATGTGATGACCTTCCTGGCCCCGAGCACCCGGGGCGAGGTTCTGGCACGGCTACGCGCCCACCTCGACGACGACGGCCGCGCGGTGATCGGCTTCGGCGCCGGGCGCGAGTACGCGTTCAGCCAGTTCCTCAACGACGCCGCGGCCGCGGGATTCGCCCAGGATCTGTTGTTGTCGACGTGGGATCTGCGACCGCTCACCGAGAGCTCGGACTTCCTGGTCGCCGTCCTTCGGCCCGCGTAG